A window of Actinomadura rubteroloni contains these coding sequences:
- a CDS encoding PLP-dependent cysteine synthase family protein, with protein sequence MRFDSLLDSLGRTPLVGLPRLSPGGDVRLWAKLEDRNPTGSVKDRPAFYMIEKAEKDGLLTPGCTILEPTSGNTGISLAMVAKLRGYRMVCVMPENTSAERRQLLEMWGAEIVSSPAAGGSNEAVRVAKRLAAENPSWVMLYQYGNDANALAHYETTGPEILADLPTVTHFVAGLGTTGTLMGVGRYLREQVPGVKIVAAEPRYGELVYGLRNIDEGFIPELYDDSVLTTRFSVGSKDALRRTRDLLEQEGIFAGISTGGALHAALGMARKAVDAGERADIVFVVADGGWKYLSTGAYGGTLEEAEAHLEGQLWA encoded by the coding sequence ATGCGCTTCGACTCACTGCTCGACTCCCTCGGCCGCACCCCGCTCGTCGGGCTGCCCCGCCTCTCCCCGGGCGGCGACGTCCGGCTCTGGGCCAAGCTGGAAGACCGCAACCCCACCGGGTCGGTGAAGGACCGTCCCGCCTTCTACATGATCGAGAAGGCGGAGAAGGACGGGCTGCTGACCCCCGGATGCACCATCCTCGAACCCACGTCCGGCAACACCGGCATCTCGCTGGCGATGGTCGCGAAGCTGCGCGGCTACCGGATGGTGTGCGTCATGCCGGAGAACACCTCGGCCGAACGCCGCCAGCTCCTGGAGATGTGGGGGGCGGAGATCGTCTCCTCGCCCGCGGCGGGCGGCTCCAATGAGGCCGTCCGGGTGGCGAAGCGCCTCGCCGCCGAGAACCCGTCGTGGGTGATGCTGTACCAGTACGGCAACGACGCCAACGCGCTCGCCCACTACGAGACGACCGGGCCGGAGATCCTCGCCGACCTCCCGACGGTGACGCACTTCGTCGCCGGGCTCGGCACCACCGGGACGCTCATGGGCGTCGGGCGCTACCTGCGCGAGCAGGTGCCCGGCGTGAAGATCGTCGCGGCGGAGCCCCGGTACGGCGAACTCGTCTACGGGCTGCGCAACATCGACGAGGGCTTCATCCCCGAGCTGTACGACGACTCGGTGCTGACGACCCGCTTCTCCGTCGGGTCCAAGGACGCGCTGCGCCGCACCCGCGACCTCCTCGAACAGGAGGGGATCTTCGCGGGCATCTCGACCGGCGGGGCGCTGCACGCCGCGCTCGGGATGGCGCGCAAGGCCGTGGACGCCGGGGAGCGCGCCGACATCGTGTTCGTCGTGGCGGACGGGGGCTGGAAGTACCTGTCCACGGGCGCCTACGGCGGAACGCTGGAAGAGGCGGAAGCACATCTGGAAGGCCAGCTCTGGGCCTGA
- the murI gene encoding glutamate racemase yields the protein MSDAPIGIFDSGFGGLTVARTILDQLPNEPIHYLGDTARQPYGPRPIAEVRAFALEMLDRLVAEGVKMLVIACNSASAAMLRDARERYSVPVVEVIHPAARRAARATANGRVGLIATRATVNSRAYEDAFAAAPQITLTSAACPRFVEFVERGIAAGDELLDAARAYLRPILDAECDTLILGCTHYPLLTGVISYVVGDGVTLVSSADETAKDVYRVLHDRGLDRREAPVPPVHRFRTTGDPAIFAALGRRFLGPEIGAVESAVSKALTT from the coding sequence ATGTCAGACGCGCCGATCGGGATCTTCGACAGCGGATTCGGCGGGCTCACCGTCGCCCGCACGATATTGGATCAGCTTCCGAACGAGCCGATCCACTATCTCGGTGACACGGCGCGTCAGCCGTACGGACCCCGCCCGATCGCGGAGGTCCGCGCGTTCGCTCTGGAGATGCTCGACCGGCTCGTCGCCGAGGGCGTCAAAATGCTGGTGATCGCCTGCAACAGCGCGAGCGCGGCGATGCTGCGCGACGCCCGGGAACGTTACTCCGTCCCGGTCGTCGAAGTGATCCATCCGGCGGCCCGGCGCGCGGCCCGCGCCACCGCCAACGGCCGGGTCGGGCTGATCGCCACCCGGGCGACCGTGAACAGCCGCGCCTACGAGGACGCGTTCGCCGCCGCACCCCAGATCACGCTGACCAGTGCGGCCTGCCCGCGCTTCGTGGAGTTCGTGGAGAGGGGGATCGCGGCGGGCGACGAACTGCTCGACGCGGCCCGCGCGTATCTGCGTCCGATTCTGGACGCCGAATGCGACACCCTCATTCTCGGCTGCACGCATTACCCCTTGCTCACCGGCGTCATCTCGTATGTGGTCGGGGACGGGGTCACACTGGTCTCAAGTGCCGATGAGACCGCAAAGGACGTGTACCGGGTGCTGCACGACAGGGGACTGGACCGCCGCGAGGCGCCGGTTCCGCCTGTCCACCGGTTCCGGACCACCGGTGATCCCGCCATTTTCGCCGCGCTCGGCCGCCGGTTCCTCGGCCCGGAGATCGGCGCGGTGGAGTCCGCCGTGAGCAAGGCTCTGACGACCTGA
- a CDS encoding thioesterase family protein, translating into MSRFGDATELRRLGDGRYTVDLDGDFGFAKALNGGYVMAVLGRAAVDASEHAHPVSTAATFLRTVQAGPAEVIVDVRKTGATTTSARVTLVQDDRPVTEALITTATLDAAAEPTFSGARPVPDLPPPGDCLDFADGPGDELKGFASCVDLRFDPAAMGWLSGAPSGRPEMRAWFRLRDPHEPDPFVLAFAVDALPPVAFNAGADGWCPTVELTWYLRALPAPGTLQVHSGGRLVADGWFDEETEIWDSAGRLVAQSRQIARLGR; encoded by the coding sequence ATGAGCAGGTTCGGGGACGCGACGGAGCTGCGGCGGCTCGGCGACGGGCGCTACACGGTCGACCTCGACGGGGACTTCGGGTTCGCCAAGGCGCTCAACGGCGGATACGTCATGGCGGTGCTGGGGCGGGCGGCCGTGGACGCGTCCGAGCACGCGCACCCCGTCTCGACCGCCGCCACGTTCCTGCGGACCGTGCAGGCCGGTCCCGCCGAGGTGATCGTGGACGTCCGCAAGACCGGCGCGACCACGACGAGCGCGCGGGTCACGCTCGTCCAGGACGACCGGCCCGTCACCGAGGCGCTGATCACCACCGCGACGCTCGACGCCGCCGCCGAACCGACGTTCAGCGGCGCGCGGCCCGTCCCGGACCTGCCGCCGCCCGGCGACTGCCTGGACTTCGCCGACGGCCCCGGCGACGAGCTGAAGGGCTTCGCGTCCTGCGTCGACCTGCGGTTCGACCCCGCCGCGATGGGCTGGCTCAGCGGCGCCCCGAGCGGACGGCCCGAGATGCGCGCCTGGTTCCGGCTGCGCGACCCGCACGAGCCCGACCCGTTCGTCCTCGCGTTCGCCGTGGACGCGCTGCCGCCCGTCGCGTTCAACGCGGGCGCCGACGGCTGGTGCCCGACCGTCGAGCTGACCTGGTACCTGCGCGCACTGCCCGCGCCCGGAACGCTCCAGGTCCACAGCGGCGGACGGCTCGTCGCCGACGGCTGGTTCGACGAGGAGACCGAGATCTGGGACTCCGCCGGACGGCTCGTCGCGCAGAGCAGGCAGATCGCCCGCCTGGGCCGTTGA
- a CDS encoding MEDS domain-containing protein yields MEAFWSVRRPVGALHAGDHAWLACSGAEEHEHVVGAFVRDGLLAREKVVYVAAEPDPQIPGVVGTPSPELLTVVHAGHTGARPVLDAVTAEVEAAERAGFAGVRVTLDLTCAARDPEATRELMECDAALDRLVRPSTALSVICRVDRRRVPPDAVDLLRAAHTVHAAPDPDFEDAVLRIVRTFDPRGLELSGELDASRHTVLDQALATVLAHGDDGPVHLDLAELRFIDLGALNMLAEVASRRVGRAPLVLDRMPSQLHEVIATVGWNMLPGLKVGCAAVLAPVPRP; encoded by the coding sequence ATGGAAGCCTTCTGGTCGGTGCGGCGTCCGGTCGGCGCGCTGCACGCGGGCGACCACGCGTGGCTGGCGTGCTCGGGCGCCGAGGAGCACGAGCACGTGGTCGGCGCGTTCGTCCGGGACGGGCTGCTGGCGCGCGAGAAGGTCGTCTATGTGGCGGCCGAGCCGGATCCGCAGATCCCGGGCGTGGTGGGGACGCCGTCGCCGGAGCTGCTGACCGTCGTGCACGCGGGGCACACCGGGGCGCGGCCGGTGCTGGACGCGGTGACCGCCGAGGTGGAGGCGGCCGAGCGCGCCGGGTTCGCCGGGGTGCGGGTCACGCTGGACCTGACGTGCGCCGCCCGCGATCCGGAGGCGACGCGGGAGCTGATGGAGTGCGACGCCGCGCTGGACCGGCTGGTGCGGCCGAGCACGGCGCTCAGCGTGATCTGCCGGGTGGACCGGCGGCGCGTCCCGCCCGACGCGGTGGACCTGCTGCGCGCGGCGCACACGGTGCACGCCGCGCCCGACCCGGACTTCGAGGACGCGGTGCTGCGGATCGTCCGGACGTTCGATCCGCGCGGGCTGGAGCTGAGCGGCGAGCTGGACGCGTCGCGGCACACGGTGCTGGACCAGGCGCTCGCGACGGTGCTGGCGCACGGCGACGACGGGCCGGTCCACCTGGATCTGGCGGAGCTGCGGTTCATCGACCTCGGCGCGCTGAACATGCTGGCCGAGGTGGCGTCGCGCCGCGTCGGCCGGGCGCCGCTCGTGCTGGACCGGATGCCGTCGCAGCTCCACGAGGTGATCGCGACGGTCGGCTGGAACATGCTGCCGGGCCTGAAGGTCGGCTGCGCCGCCGTCCTGGCGCCGGTCCCGCGGCCCTAG
- a CDS encoding sensor histidine kinase: protein MTDAPRPFAHRLLPYEGADGLLAGAVPFLRAGLADGDRVLAVTSLATRVLLGDELDTGAVEFLDPAEWYAHPARTLAATLADADVAAQRGGRLRLLAEPAWTRRGAAEVREWQRTEAIVNAAFDRTGAAIMCPYPVRSTPAGVIADARRTHPETVRGDRAVANPGYVEPRVYNAACDRDPLPPPPASAETLQIARPDLYWIRAYIADWARQTARLPEEPLQRLLVAITEIMTNAQAHGAPPITLRMWTARDAFVCEVADRGRWPERSWYGFVPPPPGVPGQLGLWAVRLLCSRVDIRTGDGGTTVRLAVDTPGVRADAL, encoded by the coding sequence GTGACCGATGCCCCGAGACCCTTCGCCCACCGGCTGTTGCCCTACGAGGGCGCGGACGGCCTGCTCGCCGGCGCCGTCCCGTTCCTGCGCGCGGGCCTGGCCGACGGTGACCGCGTCCTCGCCGTGACCTCGCTCGCGACGCGCGTGCTGCTGGGCGACGAACTGGACACCGGCGCCGTCGAGTTCCTGGACCCGGCCGAGTGGTACGCCCATCCCGCGCGGACCCTCGCCGCCACGCTCGCCGACGCCGACGTCGCGGCCCAGCGCGGCGGACGGCTCCGGCTGCTCGCCGAGCCCGCGTGGACGCGGCGCGGCGCCGCCGAGGTCCGCGAATGGCAGCGCACCGAGGCGATCGTCAACGCGGCGTTCGACCGGACGGGCGCGGCGATCATGTGCCCGTACCCGGTGCGCAGCACGCCCGCCGGGGTCATCGCCGACGCGCGCCGGACGCATCCCGAGACCGTCCGGGGCGACCGGGCCGTCGCCAATCCGGGCTATGTCGAGCCGCGCGTCTACAACGCGGCGTGCGACCGCGACCCGCTCCCCCCGCCGCCCGCGTCCGCGGAGACCCTGCAGATCGCGCGGCCCGACCTGTACTGGATCCGCGCGTACATCGCCGACTGGGCGCGGCAGACCGCGCGGCTCCCCGAGGAGCCGTTGCAGCGGCTCCTCGTCGCGATCACCGAGATCATGACCAACGCGCAGGCGCACGGCGCCCCGCCGATCACCCTCCGCATGTGGACGGCGCGGGACGCGTTCGTCTGCGAGGTCGCCGACCGGGGCCGGTGGCCCGAGCGGTCCTGGTACGGGTTCGTCCCGCCGCCCCCGGGCGTGCCAGGACAGCTCGGCCTGTGGGCCGTCCGGCTGCTGTGCTCGCGGGTGGACATCCGCACCGGCGACGGCGGGACGACGGTGCGGCTCGCGGTCGACACTCCCGGCGTCCGTGCGGACGCTCTGTGA
- a CDS encoding family 4 glycosyl hydrolase, translating into MKIAVIGAGSGYMPGVVRGLLYRAADLSGTEIACHDIDAAHLDVMTRLAARMFAARGADLTVTAHTDLKPALDGASYVFTTFRPGGLAARHLDESIPLRHGVVGQETAGPGGLLMALRSVPVLLEVAALAPPDAWIVNYTNPTNIVADAVARHTGARIIGLCDQSVGDTEMWADLLGLPAARLEADWTGLNHATWATRVRLDGTPLDLPALLDDLAVPGGGATPWRDPSRMAELAKALGFLPNSYAKYYFFHDEVVAELREKGTTRAQDVRAMLPAYYAGVAAEAERADPDPSRERGGGEHGEFAVDVICALHRDEGRRVIVNTRNGGAVASLPGDAVVEVPAIVGRAGPVPLTMGELPAPVRGLTQAIHAYERLAADAAVTGSRRLALQALLAHPFVRSKHTAESILDEGLAAHRRHLPQFFSGE; encoded by the coding sequence TTGAAGATCGCCGTCATCGGGGCGGGCAGCGGCTACATGCCCGGCGTCGTCCGGGGCCTGCTGTACCGCGCCGCCGACCTGTCCGGCACCGAGATCGCCTGCCACGACATCGACGCCGCCCACCTGGACGTCATGACGCGGCTCGCCGCCCGCATGTTCGCCGCGCGCGGCGCCGACCTGACCGTCACCGCGCACACCGACCTCAAGCCCGCGCTGGACGGCGCGTCCTACGTGTTCACCACGTTCCGCCCCGGCGGGCTGGCGGCGCGGCACCTGGACGAGTCGATCCCGCTGCGGCACGGCGTCGTCGGGCAGGAGACGGCCGGTCCCGGCGGGCTGCTGATGGCGCTGCGGTCCGTCCCGGTGCTGCTGGAGGTCGCCGCGCTCGCCCCGCCGGACGCGTGGATCGTCAACTACACCAACCCGACGAACATCGTCGCCGACGCGGTCGCCCGGCACACCGGCGCGCGGATCATCGGCCTGTGCGACCAGAGCGTCGGCGACACCGAGATGTGGGCGGACCTGCTCGGCCTGCCCGCCGCCCGGCTGGAGGCCGACTGGACGGGTCTGAACCACGCCACCTGGGCGACGCGCGTCCGCCTCGACGGGACGCCGCTGGACCTGCCCGCCCTGCTGGACGACCTGGCCGTCCCCGGCGGCGGCGCGACGCCGTGGCGCGACCCGTCCCGGATGGCCGAGCTGGCGAAGGCGCTCGGCTTCCTGCCGAACTCCTACGCCAAGTACTACTTCTTCCACGACGAGGTGGTCGCCGAGCTGCGGGAGAAGGGCACGACGCGGGCGCAGGACGTCCGCGCGATGCTGCCCGCCTACTACGCGGGCGTCGCCGCCGAGGCCGAGCGCGCCGACCCCGACCCGAGCCGCGAGCGCGGCGGCGGCGAGCACGGGGAGTTCGCGGTGGACGTGATCTGCGCGCTGCACCGCGACGAGGGCCGCCGCGTGATCGTCAACACCCGCAACGGCGGGGCGGTGGCGTCACTGCCCGGCGACGCGGTCGTGGAGGTCCCCGCGATCGTCGGCCGCGCCGGGCCGGTGCCGCTGACGATGGGCGAGCTTCCGGCGCCCGTCCGGGGCCTGACCCAGGCGATCCACGCCTACGAGCGGCTGGCCGCCGACGCCGCCGTCACCGGCTCCCGGCGGCTGGCCCTGCAAGCGCTGCTCGCGCACCCGTTCGTCCGCAGCAAGCACACGGCCGAGAGCATCCTGGACGAGGGCCTGGCCGCCCACCGCCGCCACCTGCCGCAGTTCTTCTCCGGCGAATGA
- a CDS encoding MEDS domain-containing protein gives MGTWYDTRYVDDVRPGDHAWLPYSGAEERDHVVAPFVAGALATNEKIVYVTDAPPARLPGMTGLDPAAFTATGQLRVLTRAESCLDAAGGFDPDRLARTIDREVERGYDAGYRAVRFTTDFTWALTSGTGLTGLLGCEDRLAHAVSPSTVAMAVCQIDRRRCPPDRLAELGATHEVRVEGNPLFDDGTLRLARSFAPRGLRIEGELDGARHAVFAEHLGRLLAGRRGVHLDCAGLGFLDLGGLNLLVRHALALPRGEALILDDLPANVENVIDMVGWNRLPGLVPGRARGARDGGATAWA, from the coding sequence ATGGGGACCTGGTACGACACCAGATACGTGGACGACGTCCGTCCGGGCGACCACGCCTGGCTGCCCTACTCCGGCGCCGAGGAGCGCGACCATGTGGTCGCGCCGTTCGTCGCGGGCGCCCTCGCCACCAACGAGAAGATCGTGTACGTCACGGACGCGCCGCCCGCGCGGCTGCCCGGGATGACCGGGCTCGACCCGGCGGCGTTCACCGCGACGGGCCAGCTCCGCGTCCTGACCCGCGCCGAGTCCTGCCTGGACGCGGCGGGCGGCTTCGACCCCGACCGGCTCGCCCGGACGATCGACCGCGAGGTGGAGCGCGGCTACGACGCGGGGTACCGGGCCGTCAGGTTCACCACCGACTTCACCTGGGCGCTCACCTCCGGCACGGGGCTGACCGGCCTGCTCGGCTGCGAGGACCGGCTGGCGCACGCGGTGTCGCCGAGCACGGTCGCGATGGCGGTGTGCCAGATCGACCGGCGCCGCTGCCCGCCCGACCGGCTCGCCGAACTGGGCGCGACGCACGAGGTGCGGGTCGAGGGCAATCCGCTGTTCGACGACGGCACGCTCCGCCTGGCGCGCAGTTTCGCGCCGCGCGGCCTGCGGATCGAAGGTGAGCTGGACGGCGCCCGGCACGCGGTGTTCGCCGAGCACCTCGGCCGGCTGCTGGCCGGACGGCGCGGCGTCCATCTGGACTGCGCCGGCCTCGGCTTCCTCGACCTCGGCGGCCTGAACCTCCTCGTGCGGCACGCGCTGGCGCTGCCGCGCGGCGAGGCACTGATCCTGGACGACCTCCCGGCGAACGTGGAGAACGTGATCGACATGGTGGGCTGGAACCGGTTGCCCGGCCTCGTCCCCGGACGAGCGCGCGGCGCACGGGACGGGGGCGCGACCGCATGGGCCTGA
- the bcp gene encoding thioredoxin-dependent thiol peroxidase, which produces MTDRLQAGDPAPEFELPDADGVPVSLASLRGKRVVLYFYPAAMTPGCTKESVDFQSSLAELEAAGVTVVGVSPDAPAKLAKFRAKEGLTFPLLSDPDTKVLQAYAAYGEKKLYGRAVVGVIRSTFLIDADGRIEKPYYNVKATGHVERLRRDLEI; this is translated from the coding sequence GTGACCGACCGACTTCAGGCGGGCGATCCCGCCCCCGAATTCGAGCTGCCGGACGCGGACGGCGTCCCGGTCTCCCTCGCCTCGCTGCGCGGGAAGCGGGTCGTCCTCTACTTCTACCCGGCGGCGATGACGCCGGGCTGCACCAAGGAGTCGGTCGACTTCCAGAGCAGCCTCGCCGAACTGGAGGCGGCCGGCGTGACGGTCGTCGGCGTCTCCCCCGACGCTCCCGCCAAGCTGGCGAAGTTCCGCGCCAAGGAGGGCCTGACGTTCCCGCTGCTGTCCGACCCGGACACCAAGGTGCTCCAGGCCTACGCCGCGTACGGCGAGAAGAAGCTGTACGGCCGGGCGGTCGTCGGCGTGATCCGCTCGACGTTCCTCATCGACGCCGACGGACGGATCGAGAAGCCGTACTACAACGTGAAGGCGACGGGTCACGTGGAGCGTCTGCGCCGCGACCTGGAGATCTGA
- a CDS encoding MBL fold metallo-hydrolase — protein MRVTVIGCSGSFPGPESPASSYLVQAEGFNLVLDMGNGALGTLQRFHPLYDVDAVCISHLHADHCLDLCGYWVARTYCPDGPVPKIPVWGPAGTAVRMAKAYDLDPDPGMTETFDFHTLERRFEVGPFAITTRLTPHPVEAYAFRIEHAGKVLAYSGDTGRTEMLVEHARDADLFLCEASFLEQENLPEDLHLTAREAGDYAARAGVGKLVLTHLVPWNDDNCTLAEAKESDYAGEIELASVGAVYEL, from the coding sequence GTGCGGGTCACTGTGATCGGCTGCTCGGGCAGCTTTCCGGGGCCGGAGAGCCCCGCGTCGAGTTATCTCGTCCAGGCCGAGGGTTTCAACCTCGTCCTGGACATGGGCAACGGCGCGCTCGGGACGCTCCAGCGGTTCCATCCGCTGTACGACGTGGACGCGGTGTGCATTTCTCATCTGCACGCCGACCATTGTCTGGATTTGTGCGGCTACTGGGTGGCGCGGACCTACTGTCCGGACGGCCCGGTGCCGAAGATCCCGGTCTGGGGACCGGCGGGCACGGCCGTGCGGATGGCGAAGGCCTACGACCTGGACCCCGATCCGGGAATGACGGAGACCTTTGATTTCCACACCCTGGAACGCCGTTTCGAGGTCGGGCCGTTCGCCATCACGACACGGCTCACGCCGCATCCCGTCGAGGCGTACGCGTTCCGCATCGAGCACGCCGGAAAGGTGCTCGCCTACTCCGGCGACACCGGCCGGACGGAAATGCTCGTGGAGCACGCCCGCGACGCCGACCTGTTCCTGTGCGAGGCGTCGTTCCTCGAACAGGAGAACCTCCCCGAGGACCTGCACCTCACCGCGCGCGAGGCCGGCGACTACGCCGCCCGCGCAGGGGTGGGCAAGCTCGTCCTGACGCATCTCGTCCCGTGGAACGACGACAACTGCACGCTCGCCGAGGCCAAGGAGAGCGACTACGCCGGGGAGATCGAACTGGCGTCGGTCGGGGCCGTCTACGAGCTGTAG
- the rdgB gene encoding RdgB/HAM1 family non-canonical purine NTP pyrophosphatase produces MTALVLATRNQGKIVEMQRLLSGVEVTGLGPDAPEVPETEPTFEGNALLKARAIAAHTGLPAVADDSGLCVDALNGMPGILSARWSGRFGDATPNKDRANLDLLLDQLADVAEPRRGAYFICAAALVVPGGAEHVVEGRMYGRIIDAPRGTGGFGYDPVFVPDGDDRTTSELSPDEKDAISHRGVAFRALAEIIPALLAPTDRP; encoded by the coding sequence GTGACCGCGCTCGTCCTCGCCACCCGCAACCAGGGCAAGATCGTCGAAATGCAGCGGCTCCTGTCCGGCGTCGAAGTCACCGGGCTCGGCCCGGACGCGCCCGAGGTCCCCGAGACCGAGCCGACGTTCGAGGGCAACGCGCTGCTCAAGGCCCGCGCGATCGCCGCGCACACCGGGCTGCCCGCCGTCGCCGACGACTCCGGCCTGTGCGTGGACGCCCTCAACGGCATGCCCGGCATCCTGTCGGCGCGCTGGTCGGGACGGTTCGGCGACGCGACGCCGAACAAAGACCGCGCCAACCTCGACCTGCTGCTCGACCAGCTCGCCGACGTCGCGGAGCCGCGCCGGGGCGCCTACTTCATCTGCGCGGCGGCGCTCGTCGTCCCGGGCGGCGCCGAGCACGTGGTCGAGGGCCGCATGTACGGCCGGATCATCGACGCGCCGCGCGGCACGGGTGGATTCGGCTACGACCCGGTGTTCGTTCCGGACGGCGACGACCGCACCACGTCCGAGCTGAGCCCGGACGAGAAGGACGCGATCAGCCACCGCGGCGTCGCCTTCCGCGCCCTCGCCGAGATCATCCCCGCCCTGCTGGCCCCGACCGACCGGCCCTGA
- a CDS encoding DUF3618 domain-containing protein has product MADRSRDPEALEKEIERARAELARTIDVLADRVNPRNVAQRGAERLKEEAGLVARTVKTLVAPGEGGVPAVDRRVLAGAVGFAVTVTVLIAWRRSRR; this is encoded by the coding sequence ATGGCTGACAGGTCCCGCGACCCGGAGGCGCTGGAAAAGGAGATCGAACGCGCCCGCGCGGAACTGGCGCGGACGATCGACGTCCTGGCGGACCGGGTCAACCCGCGCAACGTCGCGCAGCGCGGCGCCGAGCGCCTGAAGGAAGAGGCCGGGCTCGTCGCGCGCACCGTGAAGACCCTGGTCGCCCCGGGTGAGGGCGGCGTCCCCGCCGTCGACCGGCGCGTGCTCGCCGGCGCGGTCGGGTTCGCGGTGACGGTCACCGTCCTCATCGCGTGGCGGCGTTCGCGCCGCTGA
- a CDS encoding sensor histidine kinase, with amino-acid sequence MGLTHRALLYDERSDFLAATGAFLRQAVEVGGAAVAVVRPDNLGPLREEMAGYRDAIEFYDSAEFYRHPVRTLKAYLELVDRVSPLRVHAVAEPVWDGHDARQRLEWQRYESLINVVFAGSDASSLCPYDRSTLPGDVLDQVRLTHPVVVDGADESTSDAYLDPACYSAARDRNRRHDRPADAEYLPIESADLQPLRLFVATRANAHELTPAAAQNLVTAANEVAANALAHGAPPMGAWVWTSGDEIVCEIGDHGHWRPHPLTGFVPPKSALDTGFGLWSVRLLVDLVELRGGWDGTFVRLRVRR; translated from the coding sequence ATGGGCCTGACGCACCGGGCGCTGCTGTACGACGAGCGGAGCGACTTCCTCGCCGCGACGGGGGCGTTCCTGCGCCAGGCGGTCGAGGTGGGCGGCGCGGCGGTCGCCGTCGTCCGGCCCGACAACCTCGGCCCGCTCCGCGAGGAGATGGCGGGCTACCGGGACGCGATCGAGTTCTACGACTCGGCCGAGTTCTACCGCCACCCGGTGCGGACGCTGAAGGCGTACCTGGAGCTGGTCGACCGGGTGTCGCCGCTGCGCGTCCACGCGGTGGCCGAGCCGGTGTGGGACGGTCACGACGCGCGGCAGCGGCTGGAGTGGCAGCGCTACGAGTCGCTGATCAACGTGGTGTTCGCGGGGTCGGACGCGTCGTCGCTGTGCCCCTACGACCGGTCGACGCTGCCCGGCGACGTCCTGGACCAGGTGCGGCTGACGCATCCGGTCGTCGTGGACGGCGCGGACGAGAGCACGAGCGACGCCTATCTGGACCCGGCGTGCTACAGCGCCGCGCGGGACCGCAACCGTCGCCACGACCGTCCGGCTGACGCGGAGTACCTGCCGATCGAGTCCGCCGACCTCCAGCCGCTGCGGTTGTTCGTCGCGACGCGCGCGAACGCGCACGAGCTGACGCCCGCGGCGGCGCAGAACCTCGTCACGGCCGCCAACGAGGTCGCGGCCAACGCCCTCGCGCACGGGGCGCCGCCGATGGGAGCGTGGGTGTGGACGAGCGGCGACGAGATCGTCTGCGAGATCGGCGACCACGGGCACTGGCGGCCCCATCCGCTGACCGGGTTCGTCCCGCCGAAGTCGGCGCTGGACACCGGGTTCGGGTTGTGGTCGGTGCGGCTGCTGGTCGATCTGGTCGAGCTGCGCGGCGGCTGGGACGGGACGTTCGTCCGGCTCCGGGTCCGCCGCTGA
- the rph gene encoding ribonuclease PH, producing MPRPDDRASDQLRPVTIQRGWLDHAEGSVLIEFGGTRVLCAASVQESVPRWRRDSGLGWVTAEYAMLPRATNTRNDRESVRGKIGGRTHEISRLIGRSLRACIDPKKLGENTVQIDCDVLQADGGTRTAAITGAYIALADAVTWLRERGVVRRDPFRSSVSAVSVGIVDGEPRLDLCYLEDSHAETDMNVVCTGDGRFVEVQGTAEGAPFDRAELDALLDLAAGGCAELTQLQKEALGR from the coding sequence ATGCCACGTCCTGACGACCGCGCGTCCGACCAGCTCCGGCCCGTCACGATCCAGCGCGGCTGGCTCGACCACGCCGAGGGATCGGTGCTCATCGAGTTCGGCGGCACCCGGGTGCTGTGCGCCGCGTCCGTGCAGGAGTCGGTGCCGCGCTGGCGGCGCGACAGCGGGCTCGGCTGGGTCACCGCCGAGTACGCGATGCTGCCGCGCGCCACCAACACCCGCAACGACCGCGAGTCGGTGCGCGGGAAGATCGGCGGACGGACGCACGAGATCTCCCGGCTCATCGGACGCTCCCTGCGGGCGTGCATCGACCCGAAGAAGCTCGGCGAGAACACCGTCCAGATCGACTGCGACGTGCTCCAGGCCGACGGCGGCACCCGCACCGCCGCGATCACCGGCGCGTACATCGCGCTGGCGGATGCGGTGACGTGGCTGCGCGAGCGCGGCGTCGTCCGCCGCGACCCGTTCCGGTCGTCGGTGTCGGCGGTCAGCGTCGGCATCGTGGACGGCGAGCCGCGCCTGGACCTCTGCTACCTGGAGGACTCGCACGCCGAGACGGACATGAACGTCGTCTGTACCGGCGACGGCCGCTTCGTGGAGGTCCAGGGGACGGCCGAGGGCGCCCCCTTCGACCGCGCCGAGCTGGACGCGCTGCTCGACCTCGCCGCCGGCGGCTGCGCCGAGCTGACCCAGCTCCAGAAGGAGGCGCTGGGCCGGTGA